In Saccharomonospora marina XMU15, one genomic interval encodes:
- a CDS encoding tetratricopeptide repeat protein translates to MVDQEPAPQHSGEARFRAFRQAEALVQRRRPLDALKALEPVLDAEPDKPSVQLLAGRAYFHSAQLSRAERALTRVVELDPADHYARFVLGRTLQRLGRLVEALGQLKMASAMNPVPEYQDAIGEVSARLALERG, encoded by the coding sequence ATGGTTGACCAAGAGCCGGCACCGCAGCATTCGGGCGAGGCCCGGTTTCGGGCGTTTCGGCAGGCTGAGGCGTTGGTGCAGCGGCGCAGGCCGCTCGACGCGCTGAAGGCACTCGAACCCGTGCTGGACGCGGAACCGGACAAGCCGAGCGTGCAACTGCTCGCCGGTCGCGCCTACTTCCACTCCGCACAACTCAGCCGTGCCGAACGGGCGTTGACCCGCGTCGTGGAACTCGATCCTGCTGACCACTACGCGCGGTTCGTGCTCGGCAGGACGTTACAGCGGCTCGGCCGGCTGGTGGAGGCGCTGGGGCAACTGAAGATGGCCTCGGCGATGAACCCGGTGCCGGAGTACCAGGACGCGATCGGCGAGGTGTCGGCAAGGCTCGCTCTGGAACGCGGCTAG
- a CDS encoding lysozyme family protein has translation MAEPPARPRTPSRDRGGAPLPRAALGRVMLTLLLIVIGLALTLTVGLDRRDGDGDATAAAGDQRRPLPHAGLPSRAVAAPPDRPRASDEAQLQAWAGEVSAATGVPARALAAYGRAEMWLRGERPGCGLSWATLAAIAGVESEHGSVGGRRIGADGKLTEPIVGASLDGSAGARRVADTDGGRLDGDREWDRTIGPMRLLPRTWQRWGGRAIRDGAQADPQNIDDAALAAARFLCADRRDLATPRGWWDAVLAYHDSVGYARDVYRAEEVYAAATR, from the coding sequence GTGGCCGAGCCCCCCGCCCGACCGAGGACACCGTCGCGCGACCGTGGCGGTGCACCGCTGCCACGAGCCGCGCTCGGCCGAGTCATGCTGACGCTGCTGCTGATCGTGATCGGACTCGCGCTGACGCTGACCGTCGGTCTGGACAGGCGCGACGGCGACGGCGACGCCACCGCGGCGGCGGGTGATCAGCGGCGCCCACTTCCTCACGCAGGCCTGCCCTCCCGTGCCGTCGCGGCGCCGCCGGACCGGCCGCGTGCTTCCGACGAGGCTCAGCTACAGGCTTGGGCAGGCGAGGTTTCGGCCGCCACCGGCGTGCCCGCCCGGGCGCTCGCCGCTTACGGCAGGGCGGAGATGTGGCTGCGGGGCGAGCGACCCGGCTGTGGGCTTTCCTGGGCGACACTCGCCGCGATCGCAGGTGTGGAATCCGAGCACGGCAGCGTCGGTGGCAGGAGGATTGGCGCGGACGGCAAGCTCACCGAGCCGATCGTCGGGGCTTCCCTCGACGGCTCTGCGGGCGCGCGGAGGGTCGCAGACACCGACGGCGGCAGGCTGGACGGCGACCGGGAATGGGATCGAACCATCGGGCCGATGCGGCTGCTGCCCCGGACGTGGCAACGCTGGGGCGGCAGGGCCATCCGTGACGGGGCGCAGGCGGACCCGCAGAACATCGACGACGCCGCGCTCGCGGCCGCCCGGTTCCTCTGCGCCGACCGCAGGGATCTCGCCACGCCGCGCGGCTGGTGGGATGCGGTGCTGGCCTACCACGATTCGGTCGGCTACGCCCGCGACGTCTACCGCGCCGAGGAAGTCTACGCCGCGGCCACTCGCTAG
- a CDS encoding MazG family protein, with translation MTSSRATVVLISQALPQVLPARAWPAMRSASAVYAAADVPEATRAALDVKVAPEPAELARHPDVVLLAASVAEPGAAALVERGAEVLEAAVPPLVRAVDVMDRLRSPGGCPWDAAQTHESLRQYLIEETYELLDAIESGDRVALREELGDVLLQVLFHARIAREYDDGAFGIDEVAEELVAKLVGRHPHVFTDEEQVHTVEHQQARWEELKQAEKRRQSIIDGVAFGQPAVALAGKLGQRTGRRGLPFDLLPSGTDEGSKLFRVAAAARRAGVDPEGALRAVAKEFADQVRAAERAARAAGWDPATLDADGWRRFWPA, from the coding sequence ATGACGTCTTCGCGGGCCACGGTGGTGCTGATCTCCCAGGCACTGCCCCAGGTGCTGCCCGCGAGGGCGTGGCCCGCGATGCGCTCGGCGAGCGCCGTCTACGCCGCTGCGGACGTGCCGGAGGCTACCCGCGCCGCACTGGATGTCAAGGTGGCGCCCGAGCCCGCTGAGCTCGCGCGTCACCCCGATGTCGTGCTGCTGGCAGCAAGCGTGGCTGAGCCCGGTGCGGCCGCGCTCGTCGAGCGAGGTGCCGAGGTGCTCGAGGCCGCCGTGCCACCGTTGGTGCGGGCGGTGGACGTGATGGACCGGTTGCGCTCACCGGGGGGCTGTCCGTGGGACGCCGCGCAGACCCACGAGTCGCTGCGCCAGTACCTGATCGAGGAGACCTACGAACTGCTGGACGCCATCGAGAGCGGCGACCGCGTCGCGCTGCGCGAGGAACTCGGTGACGTGCTGTTGCAGGTGCTGTTCCACGCCAGGATCGCGCGGGAGTACGACGACGGGGCCTTCGGTATCGACGAGGTCGCCGAGGAGTTGGTGGCCAAGCTGGTGGGCAGGCACCCGCATGTGTTCACCGACGAGGAGCAGGTGCACACCGTCGAGCACCAGCAAGCCCGCTGGGAAGAACTGAAGCAGGCGGAGAAGCGCAGGCAGTCGATCATCGACGGAGTCGCGTTCGGACAGCCCGCCGTCGCGCTCGCGGGCAAACTCGGCCAGCGCACCGGCCGACGTGGCCTGCCGTTCGACCTGCTTCCGTCGGGGACCGACGAGGGCTCCAAGCTGTTTCGCGTGGCGGCCGCGGCTCGCCGCGCCGGGGTGGACCCGGAGGGCGCGTTGCGGGCGGTCGCGAAGGAGTTCGCGGATCAGGTCCGCGCCGCGGAACGAGCCGCTCGCGCGGCGGGCTGGGACCCGGCCACCCTGGATGCTGACGGTTGGCGCCGCTTCTGGCCCGCGTAG
- a CDS encoding SurA N-terminal domain-containing protein, with translation MTRIISRPATLVLAVIASLLLAGCGSGPSKVDSAAIIGNRSVSLDSVQQEVRWLLDNVPQVEQARQQDKLALQSRQIVRSRVLHQLVTVAAAREGLRVDQAEADRLVESGGGVDQVARAMGIVPERVRQLAADQVLLQQLAQRHLEGLSVRFVGTTIVGESAGNTAREQARALGERIAADPANAERVISESGHQLIQEELSFADALRGQPELGISALFGTSEGSVMVIQPSQAQSGWLVALVRERTVTGSGQGNAELAAQLDPQVLYLAGVRMLQPIADELGVQLNPRYGVWDSAAMAPAANSDELTGYLLPSRTVRS, from the coding sequence GTGACCCGTATCATCAGCCGCCCCGCCACGCTGGTCCTCGCTGTGATCGCCTCGCTCCTGCTCGCAGGGTGCGGGTCAGGACCTAGCAAGGTCGACTCCGCCGCCATCATCGGCAACCGCTCCGTGTCGCTGGACTCCGTGCAGCAAGAGGTCCGGTGGCTGCTGGACAACGTTCCGCAGGTGGAGCAGGCGAGGCAGCAGGACAAGCTGGCCCTGCAGTCGCGGCAGATCGTGCGCAGCAGGGTGCTGCACCAGCTGGTGACCGTCGCCGCGGCCCGAGAGGGGCTGCGCGTCGACCAGGCGGAGGCGGACCGGCTCGTCGAGTCCGGCGGTGGTGTCGACCAGGTGGCCCGCGCCATGGGCATCGTTCCTGAGCGGGTGCGGCAGCTCGCGGCCGACCAGGTGTTGCTGCAGCAGCTTGCGCAGCGGCACCTGGAGGGGCTCTCGGTCCGGTTCGTCGGTACGACGATCGTCGGCGAGTCGGCGGGCAACACCGCCAGGGAGCAGGCGCGTGCCCTCGGTGAGCGCATCGCGGCCGACCCGGCCAACGCCGAGCGTGTGATTTCCGAAAGCGGGCACCAGCTCATCCAGGAGGAGCTGTCGTTCGCCGACGCGCTGCGCGGTCAGCCCGAGTTGGGCATCAGCGCGCTGTTCGGCACCAGTGAGGGTTCGGTGATGGTGATCCAGCCGAGCCAGGCACAGTCCGGGTGGCTGGTGGCGCTCGTGCGCGAGCGGACGGTGACCGGCTCCGGTCAGGGCAACGCCGAGCTGGCCGCCCAGCTCGACCCGCAGGTGCTCTACCTGGCAGGGGTGCGGATGCTGCAACCGATCGCCGACGAACTCGGTGTTCAACTCAACCCGCGCTACGGCGTGTGGGACAGCGCTGCCATGGCGCCCGCTGCCAACTCCGACGAGCTGACCGGCTACCTGCTGCCGTCCCGTACCGTGCGGTCATGA
- the mfd gene encoding transcription-repair coupling factor, translating into MTESSPGSSRPAALAGLLSAVLPDPALRGVVERAGAPLLDLVGPPAARQLVIAALAAEGGAGRPVLAVTATGREADELTAALQGLLGDDAVADFPSWETLPHERLSPRADTVGRRLEVLRRLARPGQGGLRVVVATVRSLIQPMAPDLDTLTPVELAVGKESEFEGVLERLVELAYTRVDMVEKRGEFAVRGGILDVFGPTAEHPHRVEFFGDEVSEIRAFSVADQRSLPGEVSEIVAPPCRELLLTAEVKARAAKLAEIHAADAQLAEMLTKLSNGIPTEGMEALIPVLCEGELRLLTDVMPEGTHVVLADPEKIRARAHDLVRTGQEFLEASWLSAAGGGSAPIDLGASAYRELTEVRSHAGETNRAWWTLSQLTGEQDVLGLDIEAAPAYRGELERASTDLRAHTAAGGAAVVVVRGPGTAKRAVEQFSAADVPATLAADGLAEPPRAGVVTVTCGGISDGFVAPASALVVLSESDVTGRGATAGRAGYDLNTKMPSRRRGAVDPIALKAGDYVVHDQHGIGRFVEMVQRTVGGATREYLVLEYAPSKRGHPGDRLFVPTDQLDEVSRYVGGELPTLNKLGGSDWKNTKAKARKAVKEIAAELVQLYAARQSAPGHAFSPDTPWQRELEDAFPFTETPDQLAAIDEVKRDMERGVPMDRVICGDVGYGKTEIAVRAAFKAVQDGKQVVVLVPTTLLAQQHLNTFTERVHAFPVTIRGLSRFTDQHEAERTLTGLAEGEVDIVIGTHRLLQTGVRYKDLGLVIVDEEQRFGVEHKEHIKALRTHVDVLTMSATPIPRTLEMSMAGIREMSTILTPPEDRHPILTYVGAYDDKQVGAAIRRELLRDGQVFYVHNRVSSIEKAARRLRELVPEARVVTAHGQMNEHRLEQIIQGFWEREYDVLVSTTIVETGLDISNANTLIVERGDMLGLAQLHQLRGRVGRGRERGYAYFLYPTENPLTETAHDRLATIAQNTELGAGMAVAMKDLEIRGAGNILGAEQSGHIAGVGFDLYVRLVGEAVDVFRRHAGAGAGEEEQAPAEVRVDLPVDAHIPHDYVPGERLRLEAYRKIAAAPDSDALDAVLDELVDRYGTPPRPVSRLLAVARFRQVCRQAGITEVTVQGNNIRFAPLPLTDSQLVRLKRLYPKAVFKAVTNTVSVPKPTEGPAGGRIGAPPLRDEALLEWCTSLVRSLTAQPATTGS; encoded by the coding sequence GTGACCGAATCGAGCCCAGGCTCTTCGCGCCCGGCCGCGCTCGCCGGGCTGCTTTCGGCTGTCCTGCCCGATCCGGCGCTGCGCGGCGTCGTCGAGCGGGCCGGGGCGCCGCTGCTCGACCTGGTGGGCCCGCCTGCGGCGAGGCAACTCGTCATCGCCGCGCTGGCGGCGGAGGGCGGCGCGGGCAGGCCCGTGCTCGCCGTGACCGCCACCGGCAGGGAAGCCGACGAACTCACCGCAGCACTGCAGGGCCTGCTCGGCGACGATGCGGTCGCCGACTTCCCGTCGTGGGAAACGCTTCCGCACGAGCGGCTCTCCCCTCGGGCCGACACCGTCGGCAGGCGACTGGAGGTGCTGCGCAGGCTCGCGCGGCCAGGGCAGGGTGGGCTGCGCGTCGTGGTGGCCACGGTGCGAAGCCTCATCCAACCCATGGCTCCCGACCTGGACACCCTCACCCCGGTGGAACTGGCGGTGGGGAAGGAAAGCGAGTTCGAGGGCGTGCTCGAGCGGCTGGTCGAGCTTGCCTACACCCGCGTGGACATGGTGGAGAAGCGCGGCGAGTTCGCCGTGCGCGGCGGCATCCTGGACGTGTTCGGGCCCACCGCGGAGCACCCGCACCGCGTCGAGTTCTTCGGCGACGAGGTCAGCGAGATCAGGGCGTTCTCCGTCGCAGACCAGCGGTCGCTGCCCGGCGAGGTCAGCGAGATCGTCGCGCCGCCGTGCCGGGAACTGCTGCTGACCGCCGAGGTCAAGGCCAGGGCGGCCAAGCTCGCCGAGATACACGCAGCCGATGCGCAACTCGCCGAGATGCTGACCAAGCTGTCCAACGGCATCCCGACCGAGGGCATGGAGGCGCTCATCCCCGTGCTGTGCGAGGGGGAGCTTCGGCTGCTCACCGACGTCATGCCGGAGGGCACCCACGTCGTGCTCGCCGACCCGGAGAAGATCAGGGCCCGCGCCCACGACCTCGTGCGCACCGGTCAGGAGTTCCTCGAGGCTTCGTGGCTGAGTGCCGCGGGAGGCGGCAGCGCCCCGATCGACCTCGGCGCTTCGGCCTACCGCGAGCTCACCGAGGTGCGCTCGCACGCGGGCGAGACCAACCGCGCATGGTGGACCCTCTCGCAGCTCACCGGCGAGCAGGACGTGCTGGGCCTCGACATCGAAGCAGCGCCCGCCTACCGCGGCGAGTTGGAACGGGCGAGCACCGACCTGCGGGCGCACACGGCGGCGGGTGGGGCCGCGGTGGTCGTGGTGCGCGGCCCAGGCACGGCCAAACGAGCTGTCGAGCAGTTCTCCGCCGCCGACGTTCCCGCGACACTGGCAGCCGACGGCCTCGCCGAACCGCCGAGAGCAGGCGTGGTGACCGTGACCTGCGGTGGCATCTCCGACGGCTTCGTGGCGCCCGCTTCGGCGCTGGTGGTGCTCAGCGAGAGTGACGTCACCGGAAGGGGCGCAACCGCGGGCAGGGCAGGCTACGACCTGAACACGAAGATGCCCTCGCGCAGGCGAGGTGCGGTCGACCCGATCGCGCTGAAGGCGGGCGACTACGTCGTGCACGACCAGCACGGCATCGGTCGGTTCGTGGAGATGGTGCAGCGCACCGTCGGCGGCGCGACCCGCGAGTACCTGGTGCTGGAGTACGCACCGTCCAAGCGGGGACACCCCGGCGACCGGTTGTTCGTGCCGACCGACCAGCTCGACGAGGTGTCGCGCTACGTGGGCGGCGAACTGCCGACGCTGAACAAGCTGGGCGGTTCCGACTGGAAGAACACCAAGGCCAAGGCCCGCAAGGCGGTCAAGGAGATCGCGGCCGAACTCGTGCAGCTCTACGCGGCGAGGCAGTCGGCACCCGGCCACGCGTTCTCGCCCGACACCCCGTGGCAGCGTGAGCTGGAGGATGCCTTCCCGTTCACCGAGACGCCCGATCAGCTCGCGGCGATCGACGAGGTGAAGCGGGACATGGAGCGCGGTGTGCCGATGGACCGGGTGATCTGCGGTGACGTCGGCTACGGCAAGACCGAGATCGCCGTGCGCGCGGCGTTCAAGGCGGTGCAGGACGGCAAGCAGGTCGTGGTGCTGGTGCCGACGACCCTGCTCGCGCAGCAACACCTGAACACCTTCACCGAACGCGTGCACGCCTTTCCCGTGACGATCAGGGGACTGTCGCGGTTCACCGACCAGCACGAGGCCGAGCGGACTCTGACCGGTCTCGCCGAGGGTGAGGTGGACATCGTCATCGGTACCCACCGGCTGTTGCAGACCGGTGTCCGCTACAAGGACCTCGGGCTGGTCATCGTCGACGAGGAGCAGCGCTTCGGCGTCGAGCACAAGGAACACATCAAGGCGCTGCGCACCCACGTCGACGTGCTGACCATGTCGGCGACACCCATTCCTCGCACGCTGGAGATGAGCATGGCGGGGATCAGGGAGATGTCCACGATCCTGACGCCGCCTGAGGACCGGCACCCGATCCTGACCTATGTCGGCGCCTACGACGACAAGCAGGTGGGCGCGGCCATCCGGCGGGAACTGTTGCGCGACGGTCAGGTGTTCTACGTGCACAACCGGGTCTCCTCCATCGAGAAGGCGGCCAGGCGGTTGCGGGAACTGGTTCCTGAGGCCCGCGTGGTCACCGCGCACGGGCAGATGAACGAGCATCGGCTCGAGCAGATCATCCAGGGTTTCTGGGAACGCGAGTACGACGTGCTGGTGAGCACGACGATCGTGGAGACCGGGCTGGACATCTCCAACGCCAACACGCTGATCGTGGAACGCGGCGACATGCTCGGCCTCGCACAGCTGCACCAGCTACGCGGCAGGGTCGGTCGCGGCAGGGAACGCGGTTACGCCTACTTCCTCTACCCGACGGAGAATCCGCTGACCGAGACGGCGCACGACCGGCTCGCCACGATCGCGCAGAACACCGAACTGGGCGCGGGCATGGCGGTGGCGATGAAGGACCTGGAGATCAGGGGAGCGGGCAACATCCTCGGCGCGGAGCAGTCGGGTCACATCGCCGGTGTCGGTTTCGACCTGTACGTGCGGTTGGTCGGCGAGGCCGTCGACGTGTTCCGCAGGCACGCCGGTGCGGGTGCCGGTGAAGAGGAGCAGGCCCCAGCGGAGGTCAGGGTGGATCTTCCCGTGGACGCCCACATCCCGCACGACTACGTTCCCGGCGAGCGGCTGCGCCTCGAGGCGTACCGAAAGATCGCGGCGGCTCCCGACTCCGACGCGCTCGACGCCGTGCTGGACGAGTTGGTCGACCGCTACGGCACTCCACCGCGGCCGGTGAGCAGGTTGCTGGCGGTCGCGAGGTTCCGGCAGGTGTGCAGGCAGGCAGGGATCACCGAGGTGACCGTGCAGGGCAACAACATCCGGTTCGCTCCGCTGCCGCTCACCGACTCGCAGCTGGTGCGGCTGAAGCGGCTCTACCCGAAGGCCGTGTTCAAGGCCGTCACCAACACGGTGTCGGTGCCCAAGCCCACCGAGGGCCCCGCGGGCGGGCGCATCGGTGCGCCGCCGCTGCGCGACGAGGCGCTGCTGGAGTGGTGCACCAGCCTCGTGCGCTCGCTCACCGCGCAACCGGCCACGACGGGATCGTGA